The proteins below are encoded in one region of Patescibacteria group bacterium:
- a CDS encoding polysaccharide deacetylase family protein codes for MRTCFLSIDVESSYARTKVGASKDKNPFESVDKLDCILDIFRKHNVPATLFVTGEVLEYCPDLVKKWSKDFEIGCHNYWHVQLDKIDLVERERQVKNFVNLYKGIFGFSPKGFRAPRNVIDNQQFPILERYDFIYDASVFPRYPWRIGAYVGYRGRAPIAPYWPSRKNYREKGDIKILEIPESPALFDVPFVGTWLRKLGVKFFKFIFKIKKPEFISFSMHSWDGIEFENGKNSGKKYLKQLDEMLGFLKKIGYNFKSGEQISSEIA; via the coding sequence ATGAGGACTTGTTTTCTCTCAATTGATGTTGAATCCTCCTACGCCCGGACTAAAGTCGGGGCTTCGAAGGACAAGAATCCGTTTGAGTCAGTAGATAAACTTGACTGTATTCTTGATATTTTCAGAAAACATAATGTTCCGGCTACCTTGTTTGTGACTGGCGAAGTTTTGGAATATTGCCCTGATTTAGTTAAAAAATGGTCCAAGGATTTTGAAATCGGATGCCATAATTATTGGCACGTCCAGCTGGATAAAATTGATTTAGTAGAAAGGGAGAGGCAGGTTAAAAATTTCGTTAATTTATACAAAGGTATTTTCGGGTTTTCGCCAAAAGGATTCAGGGCGCCGAGAAATGTGATTGATAACCAGCAATTCCCGATTTTAGAAAGATATGATTTTATTTATGATGCCAGTGTTTTTCCGCGTTACCCCTGGCGTATCGGAGCATATGTCGGATACAGAGGCAGAGCGCCAATTGCGCCGTATTGGCCGAGCAGAAAGAATTACAGGGAAAAGGGGGACATAAAGATTCTCGAAATTCCCGAAAGTCCGGCTTTGTTCGATGTTCCGTTTGTCGGAACATGGTTAAGGAAACTGGGCGTGAAGTTTTTTAAATTTATTTTTAAAATAAAAAAGCCGGAATTTATTAGTTTTAGTATGCACTCTTGGGATGGAATTGAGTTTGAAAACGGCAAGAACAGCGGTAAAAAATATTTAAAACAACTTGATGAAATGCTGGGATTTTTAAAGAAAATAGGGTATAATTTTAAGAGCGGAGAGCAAATTTCATCTGAAATTGCTTGA
- a CDS encoding peptidoglycan bridge formation glycyltransferase FemA/FemB family protein: MGNFQELNKPEFKALLDKTLFKTFFHSIEWHEFLEKEFKWLKFEYYLYKYDEAILVFGRIKTCLSTGMEKLISLPFCEYGGPLPLKGSIMWEEFTRDIFKEFGDNIKIKIHPRISEILGNPRSSSNLSSYWLYLENKSEQEIWESLRKTLRQEIRNAKEQGLEIRAYKNPKELKKFYDLYAANLRQKKTIPYPWPLIQFLCQNPSSELLLASYRGKIVGGALFLKYSSPRGEAGGFIHYFLSASDYKYHNFGIAHLILWEKIKGLIGKNITLDLGASPQGSDLEIFKRGWGGTEWPIYQIGIKRTEESFRSSKIIRFIWGLLPNFIIKKLSPYLIKYRL; the protein is encoded by the coding sequence ATGGGTAATTTCCAAGAGCTAAATAAGCCCGAATTTAAGGCATTATTGGATAAAACGCTTTTTAAGACGTTTTTTCATTCTATAGAATGGCATGAATTTTTGGAAAAAGAATTTAAGTGGCTAAAATTTGAATATTATTTGTATAAGTATGATGAGGCAATATTGGTTTTTGGGCGGATAAAAACCTGCCTGTCAACAGGCATGGAAAAGTTAATTTCTTTGCCTTTTTGTGAATATGGCGGACCACTACCACTAAAGGGAAGTATTATGTGGGAAGAATTTACAAGAGATATTTTTAAAGAATTTGGTGATAATATTAAAATTAAAATTCATCCGCGGATTTCAGAAATTTTAGGTAATCCGCGCTCTTCAAGTAATTTATCAAGCTATTGGTTATATCTGGAAAATAAATCAGAACAGGAAATCTGGGAATCTTTACGTAAAACTTTGAGGCAGGAAATCAGAAATGCCAAGGAGCAAGGTTTGGAAATCAGGGCTTATAAAAACCCAAAAGAACTGAAGAAATTCTACGATTTATATGCGGCTAATTTGAGACAAAAGAAGACCATTCCTTATCCATGGCCCCTGATTCAATTTCTATGTCAAAACCCGTCTAGCGAGCTGTTATTGGCCTCTTATAGGGGTAAAATCGTGGGGGGTGCCTTGTTTCTGAAATATAGCTCGCCTCGCGGCGAAGCGGGTGGATTTATCCATTATTTCTTGAGCGCCTCGGATTACAAATACCATAATTTCGGCATAGCGCACCTTATTTTATGGGAAAAGATAAAGGGTCTAATTGGCAAAAATATTACTCTTGATTTAGGCGCTTCGCCACAAGGTTCGGATTTGGAAATTTTCAAGCGCGGGTGGGGAGGAACAGAGTGGCCAATTTATCAGATTGGAATAAAAAGAACGGAAGAATCTTTCCGTTCATCAAAAATAATCAGATTTATTTGGGGATTATTGCCGAATTTTATAATTAAAAAACTTAGCCCATACTTGATAAAATACCGTCTGTAA
- a CDS encoding DegT/DnrJ/EryC1/StrS family aminotransferase — protein MYFAHPQFKKFPLRVFFRKFSEADLKNKLAKIFPDYQIIFTNSGRSAFRLAIQQLNLENSEMIMPAYICDILKPILEKYNIKPVYLDTNLKTFHADSIDIESKITPLTKSILICHTYGLPIEMDRILGIAKKYNLKIIEDCAHIAPPMSPEKFGDALFFSFAKLFPVINGGMLICKNQIELELPKYKSRLFNIVKFLRLFPMLAGLSELFRRINPPSPLHLRGYDETRKASKGCLKIVNYYLDNLETNLNKRINLAKYFQKKLTEIGFEVPASSADKQESENNTFTYLSALVPKNTNRDELFNKLRKKGIFCSRIWQKPLFNEFPNTAETAKRIINFPLQNWFTEKDINKITDGILSSMG, from the coding sequence ATGTATTTTGCGCATCCACAATTTAAAAAATTCCCCTTACGAGTATTCTTCAGAAAATTTTCTGAAGCTGATTTAAAAAATAAATTAGCTAAGATTTTTCCTGATTACCAAATTATTTTCACTAACTCTGGCAGGTCTGCTTTCCGGCTAGCAATACAACAGCTGAATCTAGAAAACTCTGAAATGATTATGCCTGCCTATATCTGTGATATTTTAAAACCGATTTTAGAAAAATATAATATTAAGCCGGTTTATCTGGATACGAATCTCAAAACTTTTCATGCTGATTCTATTGATATTGAGTCAAAGATTACTCCACTGACTAAATCTATTTTAATCTGCCACACTTACGGACTGCCAATTGAAATGGATAGAATCCTGGGAATCGCCAAAAAATATAATTTAAAAATCATTGAGGATTGCGCGCATATTGCGCCACCGATGTCCCCTGAAAAATTCGGGGATGCTTTATTTTTCAGCTTTGCTAAATTGTTTCCTGTTATAAACGGAGGAATGCTGATTTGTAAAAATCAAATCGAATTAGAATTGCCAAAATATAAATCAAGATTATTTAATATTGTAAAATTTTTGAGGTTGTTTCCAATGCTGGCTGGATTGTCGGAATTGTTTAGGAGAATTAATCCGCCTTCGCCCCTGCATCTACGGGGCTACGACGAGACAAGAAAGGCATCAAAAGGATGTTTAAAAATTGTAAATTACTATCTGGATAATCTTGAAACCAATCTCAATAAACGAATCAACTTGGCAAAATACTTTCAAAAGAAATTAACAGAAATAGGTTTTGAGGTGCCTGCCTCATCGGCAGACAAGCAGGAATCTGAAAATAATACTTTTACCTATTTATCTGCGCTTGTGCCTAAAAATACAAACCGCGACGAATTATTCAATAAATTAAGAAAGAAAGGGATTTTCTGTTCGCGTATCTGGCAAAAACCATTATTTAACGAATTCCCTAATACTGCCGAAACTGCAAAACGCATTATTAATTTCCCTCTTCAAAACTGGTTTACTGAAAAAGATATTAATAAAATTACAGACGGTATTTTATCAAGTATGGGCTAA
- a CDS encoding GxxExxY protein, protein MEKVYKDVLYPELSYKVCGLCFRIHNELGRFYNELQYADALENLFKIEKVEYKREIPLPPSFNGENERRNIPDFIIQETIILDLKAKRIITKDDYYQMKRYLNAYNKELGLIVNFREYYLSPKRVLSKNNLN, encoded by the coding sequence ATGGAAAAAGTTTATAAAGATGTTTTATATCCCGAATTATCATATAAAGTTTGTGGTTTATGTTTCAGAATTCATAATGAATTGGGGCGATTTTATAATGAATTGCAATATGCTGATGCGCTCGAGAACTTATTTAAAATAGAAAAAGTTGAATATAAAAGAGAGATACCATTGCCGCCGTCATTCAATGGTGAAAACGAAAGAAGAAACATTCCAGATTTTATAATACAAGAAACGATTATTTTAGACTTAAAGGCTAAACGCATTATTACTAAAGACGATTATTATCAAATGAAGAGATATTTGAACGCTTACAATAAAGAACTTGGATTAATTGTAAATTTCAGAGAATATTATTTAAGTCCCAAAAGAGTTTTAAGTAAAAATAATTTAAATTAA
- a CDS encoding glycosyltransferase family 4 protein — protein sequence MPILHYPPIIGGFEIFSQNIAERIGKTDNVFVITSRVANAPSKEINNNLRILRTSPWSLKNLSYSKPWFIVGAMIWIFFKSIKLIKKEKIELIHAQGFLSGIISLILKKLTKVPYLLTIQSADFSVYHPRLNINIIKAIYKKMEKAVFKNADYCHAVSNYLADHIRQYYVQKVEMIPNGVNWERFRPDVDKLKTRKELGFDAENLIVCVSRLEHKNGTHDLIESVKYLQDFDFKLMICGSGSEKEKLEKMIKDFNLEDRVFLLGDILHSELPKYVACADIFVRPSLAEGFGIVFLEAMACSVAVIGTPVGGIPDFLKDRETGLFCEPGNPKDIAEKIKKLLADKELYQKLTVNGLKMVREIYNWDQVVRKLKELYTKTINNN from the coding sequence ATGCCAATTTTACATTATCCTCCAATAATCGGCGGCTTTGAGATTTTCTCTCAGAATATTGCCGAGAGAATCGGCAAAACCGATAATGTTTTTGTTATTACCAGCAGGGTTGCGAATGCGCCCAGCAAAGAAATAAACAACAATTTAAGAATACTCAGAACCTCGCCCTGGTCGCTGAAAAACCTGTCTTATAGCAAGCCATGGTTTATTGTTGGGGCAATGATATGGATTTTTTTTAAGTCAATTAAATTGATTAAAAAAGAGAAAATAGAGCTAATCCATGCTCAAGGGTTTTTGAGCGGAATTATCAGTTTGATATTAAAAAAACTGACAAAAGTCCCATATTTACTTACTATTCAATCGGCTGATTTTAGTGTATACCATCCACGCTTGAATATCAATATCATTAAGGCGATTTATAAAAAGATGGAAAAGGCGGTTTTTAAAAATGCTGATTATTGCCACGCAGTAAGCAATTATTTGGCAGACCATATAAGGCAATACTATGTGCAGAAAGTTGAGATGATCCCGAATGGAGTTAATTGGGAAAGATTTAGGCCGGATGTTGATAAATTAAAAACCAGAAAAGAACTTGGGTTTGATGCGGAAAATTTAATTGTTTGCGTTTCGCGGCTGGAGCATAAGAATGGAACGCACGATTTAATTGAATCGGTAAAATATCTTCAGGATTTTGATTTTAAACTAATGATTTGCGGCAGTGGTTCAGAAAAAGAAAAATTAGAGAAAATGATAAAGGATTTTAACTTGGAAGACCGAGTTTTCCTTTTGGGGGATATTCTCCATAGTGAATTACCCAAATATGTTGCTTGCGCGGATATTTTTGTCAGGCCGTCTTTAGCAGAGGGATTCGGGATAGTTTTTTTGGAGGCAATGGCATGCAGTGTTGCGGTTATCGGAACTCCTGTGGGCGGGATACCCGATTTTTTAAAAGATAGAGAAACGGGTCTTTTCTGTGAGCCGGGAAATCCGAAGGATATTGCCGAAAAGATAAAAAAACTTTTAGCAGACAAAGAATTATATCAAAAACTGACAGTAAATGGTTTGAAAATGGTTAGGGAAATATATAACTGGGATCAGGTAGTGAGGAAATTAAAAGAGTTATATACTAAAACAATAAATAATAATTAA
- a CDS encoding glycosyltransferase family 4 protein, protein MKIVIASGIYPPDIGGPATYSQTTAREFTKQGINVSLICYSDKKQEDNENFKIVRILRKNKLFRYLLYFWNLLKLARNCDVIYAQGPLAAGLPTMWVSKILRKKFVIKVVGDYAWEQGVNQFGVKELIEEFQNKKYNSRIERIRRIQKKVCKSADKIIVPSEFLKKIVKGWGINENKIKVIYNAFSGIENWKSEIENLNLDGDIIISAGRPEPWKGFDTLDEIMSDLLKENPKFKLVIATKLSHNELMAYFKTSMIFVLNSGYEGFSHILLEAMACELPVITTNVCGNPEIVRNSYNGLLVEYNNKEQIKNAILRLWKDENLRRKFIENGKKTLEKFKLEIILEETLNVLRP, encoded by the coding sequence ATGAAAATCGTAATTGCATCAGGAATATACCCGCCGGATATTGGCGGACCAGCAACATACTCGCAAACTACTGCGCGGGAATTTACTAAACAAGGAATTAATGTCTCTTTGATTTGTTATTCGGATAAAAAACAAGAAGATAATGAAAATTTTAAAATTGTCAGAATTTTAAGAAAAAATAAATTATTCAGATATTTATTGTATTTTTGGAACCTTTTGAAATTAGCCAGAAATTGCGATGTAATTTATGCCCAAGGTCCATTAGCAGCTGGTTTGCCAACAATGTGGGTGAGTAAAATTTTGAGAAAGAAATTTGTGATTAAAGTTGTTGGTGATTATGCCTGGGAACAAGGGGTAAATCAATTTGGCGTTAAAGAATTAATTGAAGAATTCCAAAATAAAAAATATAATTCCAGAATTGAAAGAATAAGAAGAATTCAGAAAAAAGTTTGTAAAAGCGCGGACAAAATTATTGTCCCGAGCGAGTTTTTAAAGAAAATAGTAAAAGGCTGGGGGATTAATGAGAATAAAATTAAGGTTATTTATAATGCTTTTTCGGGAATTGAAAATTGGAAATCGGAAATTGAAAATTTGAATTTAGATGGCGATATAATTATTTCAGCTGGTAGGCCAGAGCCATGGAAAGGATTTGATACTCTAGATGAGATAATGTCGGATTTGCTAAAAGAAAATCCGAAATTCAAATTGGTTATAGCGACTAAATTATCTCATAATGAACTAATGGCGTATTTTAAGACAAGTATGATTTTCGTACTGAATTCCGGGTATGAAGGATTTTCGCATATCCTTTTGGAAGCAATGGCTTGCGAATTGCCTGTGATTACAACCAATGTTTGTGGGAATCCCGAAATCGTCAGAAACAGTTATAATGGATTATTGGTTGAGTATAATAATAAAGAGCAAATAAAAAATGCTATTTTAAGATTATGGAAAGATGAAAATTTGCGAAGAAAATTTATTGAGAACGGAAAAAAGACATTAGAGAAATTTAAATTAGAAATAATACTGGAAGAAACATTAAACGTTTTAAGACCATGA
- a CDS encoding B12-binding domain-containing radical SAM protein — translation MIVLIQINYSKDHSEVTLPLGILSVGSALKKAGFEVKLININEKIIDKAADKIVGMHPEFVGISVMTGMQTKHSAELSKKIKEKNSQLPITWGGIHPSLLPEQCLEEDYIDYVVIGEGEVTIIEFANKLKNGESFDNIAGLGHKKNKKIVINQPREFIKNLDDYRLDFSLVDIEKYLFRLKGATRTIAYKASRGCTFNCAFCYNRAFNKNRWRVWSVNSVVEDVNFLKKEYGVDAIKFYDDNFFIDSQRALEILEKIDIPAHTEIRIDMITDDLAKRLKELKVSELLIGIESGSNRMLKLINKGYTVDKIKEGVEILAKHDLYVTYSTIVGLPTETKEEFNKTLDLMSWVHKIHARAGFTLGAYLPYPGSLMYKFAIEQGFNPPIKTEDWGSIDRFRKDFLSPWVDAKKVWRVREYFKFFSYKIGFLNKWVEYRIRKKFFKFAIDIPVIEYFAGLAIEEKGLIGKFLRKIHSFVKKFK, via the coding sequence ATGATAGTTTTAATCCAAATTAATTATTCCAAAGACCATTCCGAAGTTACCTTGCCTTTGGGAATTTTATCTGTGGGCAGCGCTCTGAAAAAAGCAGGGTTTGAAGTGAAACTAATTAATATTAACGAGAAAATCATTGATAAGGCAGCTGATAAAATTGTCGGGATGCATCCGGAATTTGTCGGTATTTCGGTAATGACAGGAATGCAAACCAAACACAGCGCGGAATTAAGTAAAAAAATAAAAGAAAAAAATTCACAGCTTCCGATTACCTGGGGCGGGATCCATCCGTCTCTTCTGCCTGAACAATGCCTAGAAGAAGATTATATTGATTATGTTGTTATTGGCGAAGGAGAAGTAACAATCATAGAATTTGCTAATAAATTGAAAAATGGTGAAAGCTTTGATAATATAGCGGGTCTGGGGCACAAAAAAAACAAGAAAATAGTAATCAACCAGCCACGGGAATTCATAAAAAATCTGGATGATTACAGGTTGGATTTCAGTTTGGTTGATATTGAAAAATATCTTTTCCGGTTGAAAGGCGCAACGCGGACAATAGCTTATAAAGCAAGCCGTGGATGCACTTTTAATTGCGCTTTTTGTTATAACAGGGCATTTAATAAAAACAGATGGAGGGTTTGGTCAGTAAATTCAGTTGTTGAAGACGTCAATTTTTTAAAAAAAGAATACGGAGTTGATGCGATAAAATTTTATGATGATAATTTTTTTATTGATAGTCAAAGAGCATTGGAAATATTGGAAAAAATTGACATACCAGCGCATACAGAAATCAGAATTGATATGATTACTGATGATTTGGCGAAAAGATTAAAAGAATTAAAAGTCAGCGAACTGCTTATTGGCATAGAATCGGGCAGCAACAGGATGCTGAAATTAATCAATAAAGGTTATACAGTTGATAAAATAAAAGAAGGTGTAGAGATATTGGCGAAGCATGATCTTTACGTCACTTATTCTACAATAGTCGGATTACCCACAGAAACAAAAGAAGAATTTAATAAAACTCTTGATTTGATGTCTTGGGTTCACAAAATACATGCTAGGGCAGGATTTACGCTTGGGGCATATTTGCCCTATCCTGGCTCATTGATGTATAAATTTGCAATAGAACAAGGATTTAATCCGCCGATTAAAACAGAAGACTGGGGAAGCATCGATAGATTTAGAAAAGATTTTTTATCTCCTTGGGTTGATGCCAAAAAAGTGTGGAGAGTCAGGGAGTATTTCAAATTTTTCAGTTATAAAATCGGATTTCTAAACAAATGGGTTGAATATAGAATCAGGAAAAAGTTTTTTAAATTCGCCATTGATATACCAGTTATTGAATATTTTGCCGGGTTGGCAATCGAGGAAAAAGGGTTAATCGGAAAATTTTTAAGAAAAATCCATTCTTTTGTTAAAAAATTCAAGTAA